The Panicum hallii strain FIL2 chromosome 5, PHallii_v3.1, whole genome shotgun sequence genome contains the following window.
gcggcTCGCGCGGGCGGGACGGCTGGCTGGGCGCGTGAGGCGGCTcccgcgcgcggggcggcggggcgcgtgaggcggcgacggcgccgttCGGCGTTGCGGCAGGGGAAAGGGAAGTTGGAAGAAAGGATAGAAAATtaagattgtggggtatagaagatggaaatagaggatgttgttggagttaagtttggtatagagaatgaagttgatatggaggaAAAAGGAAGGGGACGACATTTACAGaatatcgctggagatagcctaaggCCATGTTACGATGGGAAAACTTACTATAATATATACTATAATATATAGAAAGCATTGTTTCTGACAAATTTACTTTTACAAATCAGAGTTACTATAGTCGAGACAAAACATCTCTAGTGAATTCTATTATCACTCAAAGTCCATGACTATATGTTTTTTTCATCAATTATCAACCCAATTCAATTAGTATGACCTGTAAACACATCAACAAGTAATCATGTATCAATGGCGCGCCAATCACTAGTCCGTGGGGTTCGCTTTAGCACTTGCGCCGCGCGCGAATAGCTAGGTGCTTCCGGGAATCGAACGCCAGTCAGGTCAGTCCAACCAGAACCGGCACAAggattttctttctttcttggcGCTTCCCGAGGCCGCACCAGCACACCACTTCCTAGGAGTGAGACTACTAGTGAGGTCATCAGATCATCATCGTCAGCTGCTTTCCATCTGCTTCAACCTGTCCAGTAATTGAAAAGCGCCAATCAGCTTTATAAAACTTATGTTCGTTTCCTACgatctaaagtttagagatGGGTATGTTCATTTcctagggtctaaagtttagaggtgtcacattaaaaagaatcttgtcatttagaagtattaaataaagtctaattacaaaactaattgcagaatctcagggctaattcgcgagacgaatctaatgaggtatattagtccacgattagcggatgattactgtagcatcactgtggcaaattatggattaattaggctcattaaatttgtcttgcgaattagcacccatctatAAAAtggttttataaacagattttatttaatacttataaatagcaagattctttttgatgtgacgggtctaaactttagagggaaGGAAACAACACACCCTTAGTTACCACGAAAGCTACATCCATATATGCATGAGAAATGACAGCATGCATGTGGTTCTTTGAACTGGACTGGACCCACACAAGAGAGAAAGTGCATGAACCGAGAAGAACGACAGCGTCATGTTTCGTCCACTGTTCTTCCGGTACGGGGCGCATGCATGCATCAGTTAGTTCAATTCAGAATTCACCACCTCGCTCTACACCTCCATGCACCCGCCCGCATGGACTTGTGGTGCTCGTGCAAAAAAGCTACCGTGCCGTCCAGCTCCACTCGAGCAGCTCACGTCAACTCAGTCGTGTCAACTTCCTGCCACATCATCATCTCCGTCCGTCGTCCAGTCCAGCAGCCCGGCCGGCCGGTAGCCAGATGGCCTTTTCCCCTCTTTGTGCCAACCACCTCACGCCCTGCTGATCCGCATCTCTCGCAGTCTCAGCTCACACACTAGATGATGAGCTTGCTGCATGCATGGGTGGGTCCAACCGAGAGGTGGTCTCCAAACTCTCAGCTTCCAGCCTCCTTGCACCACTGTTGATGGCAAGGCTGTTGCATGCTCGGTGGGTGGAGCGTCGTCCATTGACTATGCtggtttattttattttatttttatctcGACAAAGGAGATTCACTCGTACAAACCTTTATTGGCGTATATGCAAGGACATGATGGACGGTGTGAAATCATGCAAATACTAGAGGAAAAAAAGAGGCATGCCATTCGTCCTTTGAATTGAATGAATGATAGATGGCTCTTTGTCTAGCTAGACGACGGTGGTAGCAGTAGGTGGTGGCGAGCTAGGGCATGGCGCCTTGAGATTGACCTGCTGCATGCAGAGGGATGGTAGCCTATCCGATCCGTAGGGAGGCGAGGGTTGGGGAGCCGTACCATACCATACCATACCATACCATACGGCCATACGGGAGCGGAGGATCATATCATATCGGACGACATCTGATCTGAATCCTGCGCCTGCATCGATGAGAAAAGGGTAGCTAGCAGAGGCTGGTTTAAAGAGGAGGACAAGGACGTATAGCTATCTGCTCTTGCACAGTAATGCTGCGATAGGGACCCGTAACCGAACGCTGGACAGCCGGATGCTGCAGCGGCTATCATTGCCCAATACATGCATGCAACTCCAACGACGCATGCTgcattgctgctgctgctgctgcgctaCGACTACCTGCATTTTGCTCCAGGAGTAATAGCAGACACTAGCATCGCAAGGGCTTTCTTGTTCTTGGGAAGGTTGCAGCAGAGTGCAGGCTCCATGTATATAACTAATAGTGTTTATTGCTGTGTTGATGACTGGATTATGTACGTGGAGCTAGCCATGTAGGAGTATGCTTTGATGATCAGAAAAATATGTTCGTTGGTTGGGCATGAATTTTAAGGGTTTAATTTCTGAGGTGGAAGTAATTTGTTCTTTGTGCAGCAGCAGGCAGAAGTGCATGGCAGAGATGAGTAAAGGAAGGTGGTGGATGATGCAGTGCAGAGATGCTCAGATCAGAGCAGAGGAAGGCGAAGGCCTTGGAAACATCCATCCTCTTTGGACTTtggcaggggaggggagggaaaTAATGAGGccatccatttcaaatgtttgctTTGCTTCTACTGCTACTGTTACTCTGTTTGCCTAGGACGAGGAGTCGTAGAGCGAGGACCGATACTATAATGTTGGTTCCTTTGGATCCAGAGCTGGCATTCATGGCGATCGGGCCGGCGTGGAACACTGAGAACTAACGCATGTCTGCTGCTGCTACAGGAACATGGTGAACATGTCTTACTAGTAAGCTAAGCACCAATTGAGTGCGTGCGCTCATGAAAATTACAGAGCCCAAAGCACTGACTGTATGTTGATGAATGCAATTGAGAAGTACAGGAGTACCTGCCAGGCCATTTGGGTAGGACATGCAGTTTTCTTTCTGAAAGAGCAGAGCACCAAGGCACATTCCTCCCAGTTGATGAACCAACCCATAAAACTTACTGTAGGTAAAGGAAGGAGGCGCAGTACGACAAGAAGCACGCATTTACTGAGGAcgagtatatatatatattttagtaCGCTCCGCATTGAATGATACTAGGCATTGAATCGCCTATGCAGGCTGCTGCGACGCATGCTTTGAGTTTACTGTTTGCCTGCTGGGTCCTTAGCCGCGGTCGTGGCGACACCGCTACTACTGCAGCCTTGGCACCCAGCCAGATCAGGAAGGCGGGGCCCCGCCTTCTCTGCCTGAAGCAAGCATCGCACCACACAGCTCGTGGTCCATGGTCCACGCCTCCACGGAAACAGTTTCCGTTTGCATCCATGGTTGGCACTGGCGGAGGCCGGGCGTGGAGACGACACTCGCGGCATAGATCGTGTAGCGTAGCCGAAGCTGGCACTGGAGCACGATGTCGCAGCAGCTCCAGCGTTGTGCTGGATGGGGTCCAAAGGATATTTCTTCAAACAGAAAAGTAGAAATAGTGTTACGACTCAACGAGATATATAATCTTAAATACACtctcaaaattttaaaaaatcatCCTGATTACAGTAAAAGATGAGGGTGTTTATACCCCATACCTTCGTTACATAATTCCAGTAATACCCCTACCTATCCaaaatatccttatttttagGTTATTTCCGGACGTTGGCGTGTACAAATTGCTCACTACAAGGTGATCACACTTATCATGTGGTATCGAAGGTTCCGCGGAACCCTCGATCTTTCATTTGGTGACGTCAAAGGTTGTGCAACTGATTCCCTCGTTGTCCAGAAGTCGGCCTTTACCTCCGACGCGCTCGCCATATGTCTACGCGGTTGGCCCACCCTCGCGCAAAGGTCGCGATGTAACCTTCGCGCGTTCAGCTAGGCGCGAACCTTCGACCATCACTGAAAGGGCTAGTCCTGCGAGATAAATCCAAAACCGTGTAATGACTTTTAAACCGTCCGAAGGTTCCACGAAACCTTTGGCATATCCTTCGGCGAAACCTTATCGGGGGTGGCGATCCCAATAGTAGCCCCTCGCAAGCAAAGGCCGACTCCGACGGTTCGAACCCTCGAACAAGGATTGCCAGCCAACCTCCGTGAAAAAAATTCCCACGAGCGTCGGAGCTTGGCACGAGCCAAAGGTTACGTTTGCTTACGTGTCATATTTTTGTTGGGCGTCGGTTTACCACCGGTCGTTTACTGTTCCTTTTATCCCCCCCCCCCAATATAAGCAGGGGTTGGGGTTGAGTAGTTTTCACGCTCTTACCAGCTAGCGGCCTTCACATTCCATTTTCTCAGTACCACGTGTCATGAGTTGCGCATTCCATTTTCTCAGTGCCACGTGTCATGAGTTGATTTGCTGCTTCCTTCGCTAGAGCTTTACTTGATCTTTGTGAGTGAAACGAAGGTTTTCATTTCTATTTTCTTGGGTTGCTGTTCTTTGTCTTAGTTTTATCGTTCTTTTCTAGGGATGGCTCGCTTGAAAGAAACTTCTAAGCTCATCGAAGGTGGCGAAGCTAGTACAACGGCTGAGGATTTGGTTCAGCTATCTAGTGACGAGGAGGACTTGGCTCAGGTGGACGCTTCCCCTCTGATTTGATGGGTTGTGAAAAGCCCGAGGCAACCCTTCGATTTGGGACATGATTGTGTCACAAAACCTTATCAATTTTTGTGTTGACAAGGGTTACTTTAAGGCTGGGGAGTGTCGACCTCCGGGGAATGAGGATACCCCCGATCCGCTTGAAGGCGAGACTGTTGTGTTTCGTGACTTTTTCACATCCGGGCTGCGTTTTCCGCTTGATCCCGCTTTTCCGGTAATCTTGTCCAGATACAACGTCAAGATGCATCATTTGACGCCGAATGCAGTTATTCAGTTGTTAAAGTTTTTCTGGGCTGTGAGGACCTTCGATGCTCCGTTGTCTCCCGACACCTTCTGCAGGTTTTATGAGCTGCATCCGTTGGGGTGGAAGATATCATTCGAGGGTGAAGATGAAATTTACCATGCTCAGAGCGGTTGTTGCACCTTCCTTCCAGGAAGGAataacaaaattttaaaattgGAAGTTCCGGATTTGATAGGCAGATGCGTCTATTTACCTCCCCTCTAGATGACATCACGATGGTTCTAGGAACCTTGCCATGGTGGCGATCCCCAACAGGGTCACGCGACCCATGACTCGTGTAGCATGTAGCAGCGTGGAACAGTTGAACAATGCGCCATCTACTGTATATGTGGCACGACACGGACGAGAGAGACACGAGAGACGTAGAGTCATTTCATCTCGGATAATTACCATATTCCGGGTGATCTGATCGATCTCTCGGAGCATGTAATAATGTAACCTGCCTCGTTGATTCGGTCCCTAAGCAATCAACTGCGAGGATGACAAGCGTCCACCCATCATCTCCCTCCCCCTCCCACGCTACCCATTTCAAAACGCCCGTTCCCCCTCCACTCGAGCTATATATAGAGACCACTCGGAACTCGCCACCGCTGGTGCTCGTGCTCCTCCGAACACACAACAGAACCAAACCAGCGCCCGCGGTCAGTGACCGAGCTAGCCTTCCCGATgcaccacggcggcggcgggggagggaggAGCAGCAGCCGCCTCCGGGACCGCCTGGCCCGGATGTTCCGCCCGGCCTCGCTGCTCCGCTCCACCTGCAACACCACCGCCTCCGCCtgctcatcctcctcctcctccactgtCACCCCGGGCGCCGCGGCGTCCTCcaaggcgccgccgccgccggcctccgcgtGCTCCTCCAGCCGGGCGCTGCTCGCCGCGGACGCCGCCGTCGCGCGCGACGGCAGGGACTTTTTGCTCGCCTCGTCACGCCGCGACCTCGCCGCGGCGCCCGTCGGCCGCACCGAGTCCTTCTCCACCGCCGTCGACCGCCTCAACCGCCGCGCCggtgccgcgccgccgtcgcgcttCTCCGtcgacgcgccgccgctgctggaGACCAGCGCCAAGGACAAGAGCCCTCGCGAGTACCGCCTCGGCGGCAAGAATAACAGCAGCGACAAGATGAAGATGAAGCTGCTCTCCAACCCCTACGGCTTCAGCACctcggacgacgacgacgacgacgcccaCAGCGACGTCTTCAGCAGCGACGCCGAGGACCTCGCCGGCCGTGGCGGGGCCGCCAAGAAGCTGACAAGCGAGTCGGCGGAGACATTCTTCTGCTCCTCGCGGAGCTTCTCCTCCGACTCCTCCGAGTTCTACACCAACAAGAAGAAGACCAAGACCAGGAGGTCCCCCGCAGCCGCCTCCagcaagccgccgccgcccaaacCTCCGAAGCAGCAGCGGGGCCAGGCCGCCGGCAGCAGGCGCCACCGCCGCGCGGCGAGCAGCGCCTGCGACACGTGCGGCGTCCGGGACGGCTTCCGCCCGGTCGTGTGCGCGGCGGAGGAGCAGGTGCGCAAGGGCTTCGCGGTGGTGAAGCGGTCGCGGGACCCCTACGCGGACTTCCGCTCCTCCATGGTGGAGATGATCGTGGGGCGGCAGCTCTTCGGCGCGCCGGACATGGAGCGCCTGCTGCGCTCCTACCTCTCCCTCAATGCGCCGCGCCACCACCCCGTCATCCTCCAGGCCTTCTCCGACATCTGGGTCGTCGTCCACGGCGGCTAGCGGCTAGCTAGCTAACCTGCAGCCTCATCATCAATAAGCTTAATTATTAAGAATCTTCATTCTTGGTTAATCATGCATGTCGCGGATAAATGTAGAAGCTCTAGCTACAACGGGTTAATTAAGCTTTGCTGTGCGATCTGCTACTGTTCACGTGATTAATCTGAGAAGAAGGCTATCTTAAATTATTCTCGATATGTTTGATATTAATTTTGATCTGAATTTAGTAGATGATGACAGCTTCTTTGTACCGTGATGCTGTACTGGTGCTGCGTGTAGGATCTGAATCTGATCAGGTCGTAGCTTCAGAGTTGGAAGTGGATTTGGATTGACTGACCACTGAGAGCTAGCGGCGTCATGGTTTCGTTTGGTAGCTAGTGCCTACTAGCTAGAGGTGCTGTGCCTGTACCTGACTACCACCTGTGGTACCCGTGTTTGATTTTCCACCGGGGACAATCATTTGGACTTTAGAGCGagatgatgacgacgacgacacaTTGACACAATGTACTCGAGCTCGTGTCGCATTTGTGTCGGCAACTGTTGGTTCAGTAGCGATGAGGGCTTGTCAACTGAAATTTGAAAGCGGACCAATCAGTCCTGTCAAGCAACACTGTGTTATGCAAGACACTTTCATATATGTGTCACAAGTGCCATTACGAATTGTTCTCCATTCAAAAGTTAGACCTCTATCTCCAAGCATGCGCTGACAGTTAAGCATAAGAATACTACTGGTACTTTCAGCTGGACAAGTAATGTAAGGTCAAGTTCAGCGTATACTGACAGTGGCTACCTGTCAAAAAGGCACTTAAATCTGCAAACCCCGCCATACTTCAGTTTCAGTACATACAACTGCATTCCTCTGCTGAAAAACGAGACATGCTGCCAAACAACCAACCAACCCCTATAATATTCCAAGGGCCACATGCAGCCAGCCACATGCTGATAAGAATTATCAAACAATTCAGTAAAGGCGCTCGCTATAAATTCTCCTGCGAGCACTACATGTATGGACATTCTGCCGCGTACACAAGTCTCCTCAAAAGACTCGAACTTGGGCTGTGGCTGCTGCACAAGAGGTCAATGGGAAAAGGAATGGAAGATAGCAGTAGAGAGTATTGCCTTTCTCCTCCCCTATGAGCACATCACTGGCTTGGGATTTGGGCCCTTTGCTGCTTGCTGGCTTTTCACCCCTGCCCTGTCAGATCAGCACTCCGCAGCAGGTCCAAATCAAATCAGCAGTGAGAGAGGAAGAGTACTCTCAATTCACAAGCAAAGGTCGTAGATCAGATGTGCACTCAAATCGCAAGCAAAGGTGCTCCTAGATACGAGTAGCTAGTGGTACGTACGTTGGAATGGCCTTGGGAGCAGGAGCCTCGCCTTTCTCCAAGAAGTTAAGAGTAGCGCGTCCATGCATGGAGCTGGAAAGGCTCTACTCGATCATCGGCCTATAGAATAGTGGTAGTATAGTATAGTAGATTTCTGCATTTGAAGTTTGAAAAGGGTTGACAGCGCCTTGGCGCATTCTCCAAACCATGCTAATGGAAGCGTCTTGTTTCCTCGAGGGAGCAGGTTGGGATTAGGTTTGTGGGGCAGTGCTTCCACTAAAGAAATGGTACTATAGCCCCATCACTGAACTTAAGCCTTGTTCGCTTCTTGTTAGatgcagaggcagaggcagagacAGGACAAGAGGTGACCTGAATGCCACATTGCTGCGCCCTCATGTCAGCTCTATCTTTCTTCTTCACTGGTGCTTAGGTACCGTGCAGTTTGTACTACTAAAAAGTTAGAGCCACCTGTCCTACTCATCAGATGTATATCTTGCTTGGACAGCTTGCATCAGTAGAACTAACACTGAAGTTTGACTAGCCGGATGAGTGACACACGACGCAGGCCCAACTATGGCACTGTCATTCCTGCTGAAAACGGGCAGTTTTGATTTGAATGCCCCGGCCTGGCTACTTTTCCAGCATTGGCATCACATCACATCTGCTCGAGGCGCCAAAAGGTATCTTGGTGGCGATCAACGGCAATCTCACTGCTGCTCGAGCAGAACAGAAAGGCAGGCACGCGTCGCTGTATTGTACTATTGTTTGACAATAATGCTCCTACATATGTATGACTAAATAATGCAGTTAAAAAGTCTACCGTATGAAAGAAATCTTGTTTAATTAGTGTATATAGAATATGCCCCATAAAGCAAGCTAGCTGTAGCTAATATAGTGGTTAGTACAGTGGTCTCTCACTTCAAAGTCAAGCGAAAGGCTGTTCCTCTTTGAACTGGATGGACGTGTCGCCGGAGCAGTCTCGGTTGCATCCGTCGCCGCAGTAGCACAAGTCTGCTTGGTCGACGCATCCACCATTCGTGCATGCATGGAcgtgtcgtcgtcgtcgtcggttGTCCTCCACCACCTTCCGCTGTCGGAGGAAAAAGAGGCCGGAGCTTGGAGAAAGGCGATGGATCCATCCATGGACCGGCGGTCGCTAGCTTTTCGCCGCGCGCGCCTTGGTCGGCCTCCATGCATGCACGCGCATTCTATCATGCACGCATGATGATGCGCCACTCCCTGGCTCACTCTCGCCGATGTGCGTCCGAAAGGTCACCTCTCGATGGGTGTGTGCATGTGCATGTGCATGGCTTTTCGACTGTTTGTTGTATGCGTCaacagccagccagccagccctATGGCTGATGGCTGATGGCTGTGCATGCATGCAGTTCTGCCTGCCCCGGCGGTCGTTGTAAACCACTGTGTCCCTCCTGCTGCTGCGTGCTGTCTTGTTTCAAGGAAAGAGTTTGAACAATGCTCGTAGCCGTCTCTGTGCTTGCATCTGTATTCTGTACACACGTACGTACTTGTACTGATGTTCTTGAGATGGAGATCGGTCGACAgggggcagcagcagcagaggaaCAGTGCTAGGAGCGGGAGGCAGCAAACCGCAGTTATTGCGGAGGTGGTGGGGCCGAAAGCGAATGCGGTTGCAGGATTCAGGAAGCTGCTGCGGCTGCGGTGCATGCACCAGCAGGCTCTCTCTGGGTCCGGTCCCGTGTCTGCCTGCGCTGGAAACGCAGGAGGACTCGATCGGCTCGCTAGGCTAGGCGCTAGGCGTCGTCCGGGAGTCCGGGATCCCGTTGCTGCGGCGGcgccaggcaggcaggcaggcagtcAGCGACGGCGCGGCCAGCGAGCCGATACGGCCGGCGCCCGGCGGTGGTCTGCAGTCTGTACCGGAATGCATGCGCAAAGCCGCAAAGCCTGCCGGTACGGGGCGATCGACCGTCGACGGGGGAGGCGTTGCATGCTTTGGCCTGCGCCGCCAGCGTGGGCTGCCTGCGCCGGCCGAGAAGCGTGGGATAGTGCGCGCGCGCCGGGGCGTGGACCGCCTGCTGCTGGGCCAGTTTAGtcgaggcggcggcagcggcagcccCGACCTCCCGTCCTGACACGGTCGTGTTTGAACTGGAAGCGCTTCGAAATTGAGCAAAAGTGCATAGGATTTGTCAGATTTAGCAGCTT
Protein-coding sequences here:
- the LOC112895445 gene encoding transcription repressor OFP2-like; protein product: MHHGGGGGGRSSSRLRDRLARMFRPASLLRSTCNTTASACSSSSSSTVTPGAAASSKAPPPPASACSSSRALLAADAAVARDGRDFLLASSRRDLAAAPVGRTESFSTAVDRLNRRAGAAPPSRFSVDAPPLLETSAKDKSPREYRLGGKNNSSDKMKMKLLSNPYGFSTSDDDDDDAHSDVFSSDAEDLAGRGGAAKKLTSESAETFFCSSRSFSSDSSEFYTNKKKTKTRRSPAAASSKPPPPKPPKQQRGQAAGSRRHRRAASSACDTCGVRDGFRPVVCAAEEQVRKGFAVVKRSRDPYADFRSSMVEMIVGRQLFGAPDMERLLRSYLSLNAPRHHPVILQAFSDIWVVVHGG